In the Bacteroidales bacterium genome, CCGATTTTTACAGTAGTTTTTAACTATTATCCGTTTAAAATTGAATTTATACTTATGATTTTTTGCGTTTTAACAGTTAAGTAGTATTCGTTTTTATTTATGAGTTAGAGGTAATATATACAAAAAAGTCAAATAAACAATTAACAGTTGGAAAATATGAGAACTATTTTAATATTTACAGTTGGTCTTTTTCTTTGTAGTGCTTATTCAATACCAAAATATGACATGAAAAAGTCAATGGATAACTATGAGGAATTTAAGAGTCTGGAAATTCCTCTATACTTTGATGCCGGAATTTACCCATTTATTTATGTGAATATACAAGGTAATAAAATTCCTGTGCATGTAGATATTGGAGATGAAACAGGAAATTTTTCTTTTGACGAGAAATCTCTGGAAAGTATTAAATATAAATCTGTTAGTGAAAGCAACTATTCTACGGGTTTCAACGGTATAATTAAAAACAATGATTATTTTAACATCAATGAAATAGATATAGAAGGAATAAAGTTTAGAAATATTGTTTGTAAGAAAGACAATACAAAATTACCGAATTATCTAATGGATATTGGAAATGTTGGTCTCAATTTCTTGAAAGAATTTAATTTTAAAATAGATTATAAAAATAAATTGCTAACTTTATATAAAAAAGGATTCATTCCTGATGATATTACTAATTATTGGACAAAAATTATTTTAAATAAAAAACCTTTATTAACTTTTAATGGTCGTATTCAAGGGTATAATAAAATACTTCAAGTTGGTATAGATACCGGAACAATTATGATTGGTAAAGATATCGTAGAAAACTTAATAAGAATCCCCTTAAAACATAGCTTTATTTCAAAACAAAAAGTTGACTATATAAATGATGAACTGAAATTAAAAGTTATCAGAGAATTATCTATAACAAATGAAAACAGCCTTATTGACAGTTTAGATTTCCTAATATATAAAACGAAACAACCGAAAGATAGGGATATATTTTTAGGAGGAGATTTTTTCTTTAAGTATAATACTTTTTTTGATAATAAAAATAACATTTTATACATTAGTAAAAATAAAACCTAATACCACCTACAATAAAGCACATAAATCATTGGGCAATAAGTGATTAAGATGAACTTTTAGAAATATAAATATTACGGTAAACTGAAAACGAAGTGCTTTGAAATGCCGCTAATACCTTATAAACAAATCGTTAGCAGTAGTTCCCTGCTAATCGAAGTTTGCAACTTCGATTTTTCATTACAGTAGTTTTCAACTATTATCAGGTATGTGTGATTTGATTAACAAAAGAGAAGATTTTTTTTGAGAAATATGAATTTGCAGTTAAAACTTATTTTTAGAAACAGAAATGAATAAAAGTTGAGAAGCTAAATAAGAACTTTACCCCTAAACCTCTCACAGAACCGGCTGTACGTGACACTTTTGCTTTACACTTTTTGAAAGCAGTATTGCCTGTGCGGAGCAGTTATACAGTTTTGAATAAAATTTTAAAATTTCTTACTTGTCCTTTTTCTGTTAAAATTCTTTTTTTTGTAATGCCGTTTTTTGTTTTTAGGTGTTTGTTTTCGAGTTTGCCATTTCGGTCCTTCTCCGATTTCTTCAGGCGGCTGAACTTTTGGTACCGTAATCTCGATTAATTGTTCAATTTTCCTAAGCTTGTACATATCTTTCGGGTTAACCAAAGTTAGGGCTTCACCCGTTGCATTGCTTCTCGCAGTTCTGCCTACACGGTGAACATAATCTTCGGCATCGTGCGGAACATCATAGTTTATAACCATGTTAATTTCCTTCACGTCAATACCTCTGCTCATTACATCCGTTGCAACTAATATACGAATTCGTTTTGAACGAAAACCGATTAACACTTCTTCACGTTGATCTTGTTCTAAATCGGAAGAAATACCTTTTGCATGAAACCCTGATTTGTTAAGCGACCTTACAATTTCATTAACTTTGCTTTTTGTAGAAGTAAAAATTAAAATGCTGTTATAATGTTTCCGTTCAGATAAATATTGATTTAATATTTCCTCTTTTTGTTCGTCATAGCATAAACACACTTTATGGTCAACGCCTTCGGCAGGTTTTGAAACTTCCAAAGATATTTCTGCGGGATTATTTAATATTCGTTTAGCTAATTGCTTTATGCTTTGGGGCATTGTTGCACTGAACATCAGGGTTTGATGCTTATTTTTCAGAAATGAAATAATTGCTTTTAAGTCGTCAATAAAGCCCATGTCTAACATTCTGTCGGCTTCGTCTAAAATTAAATGTTTGATTTTATCAAGTTTTACATATCCTAATTTTAAATGAGAAATTAATCTGCCCGGTGTTGCCACAATAATATCTACATTATTTGTCAGGGCTGTTTTTTGTTTATCCCATTCTTTGCCGTCACCACCGCCGTAAACAGCAATAGAAGTTGCCGAAACAAAATAGGAAAATCCTTGTATTTGTTGTTCAATTTGAATTGCAAGTTCTCTTGTGGGAACAATTATGAGAGTATCAGTGCTTTGGTCTTTTTTATTAATTAATTTATTTAAAACAGGCAATACAAATGCAGCTGTTTTTCCGGTACCTGTTTGTGCACAAGCAATTATATCTTGGTTTTTAAGTATTACGGGAATTGCTTGTTCTTGTATCGGGGTTGCTGCTTTAAATCCCATGTATGAGATGGCTTCTAATATTTGCTCATCAAGTTTAAGTTCTGTAAATTTCATATAGGACACGAAGGTAATAATTTTAGCTTAGAATAAAATATAAAAAAAGCCCGCAAAACTGTGAGCTGTTCTTAATAAATTAAAGAAGCTTATTTATAAATACATCGATATGAGGTGTCTCCTTCAAGTTTAACTTTAAATTTTACATCTTTTTCAACTCTGAAAGTTTCAAATTCTTTGTATGTTTTCCATTCTGTTTCTCCCGGCAACATAACATCCATTGTTCCGGAAGTTACGGTCATAAATTCTACTGTTGAAGTGCCGAATTCATATTCGCCTTTTGCCATTACACCGATTGTTGCATCGCCTTCACGTGATTTAAAAGCAATTGATTTTACTTTTCCTTCAAAATATTCGTTTGTTTTGAACATTGTTTTTTGTTTTTTGTGATTGTGTTAAATTATTAATTAGTACAAAGTTAATGTAAAAAATCCATTGTGTAATATCATTATTTTAGATTTATTTTATTTTTCCTTTAATCAAAATTGTTTCGATTTCTTCTTGTTCTGCTTCTGTTATATCATAAAGTTGATAAACTTTTTTATTAAGATTATCTTCTAACTCTGATGTTTCTTTATTTTTCTTTTTAGATAGAAGTATTTTATCAACCAATTCAATGTAAGGTTCATAATCCATTTTTTTTGTAGGAATTATAAACTTTTCTACATTTTTCTTTTTCAAAACATAAGCTCCGCCTGCCGTATATTCTCCTGTTTTGTCAAAATAAAACTGAAATAAACGACTATTGAACAATGCAAGTAAAAATTTTATTGGTATTTTTTCTGATGTTAAAAGAAATGACGCACTTGTTAAGAAATGTTTTTTATCATCGTAAGCAAAACCCCAAATGCCGGAAATTATTCCCCAAATCATTTTTTCTTTGTCAAAATCAAGGTAATATGCAATATTATCTTGAATTTCATACCATTTGTATTTACCTGGTTTTCTTCCTATTTTTTCATTTCCCGTTTCTCTTGGTTTTAGTTGGGCATAAAACTTTTTTAAAAATCGTTCAATTTGAGGCATTTCTTTTATATCTACACCACGTCTTGTAAATATTAACCAAAATTTTTCATGGTAATAATCAAACTTATGAATATCTTTACCACGCAAAAGTGGATTTAATGCTTTCTTATTTTTTGCAGTCTTTGATAATTTGTTAAATATTTGCTCATCAATAATGAAAGCATCATCAAAACCAGTTGTAACCCCACGTTTAATGTTAATAGTTGCAATTTCACCAAGTCGTTTACCTGCTTTTTTTATTTTCTCTAAAATTTTGTCTTCTGTTTGACTTGTAAATAACCAAGCTGGATTTTTCAAATAGTCTTTTGGGTAAATTTTAATTCGTTTTAATAGTTCTTTCTCAAATATTTCACTGGTTACAAGCTCTTTGTAAAATTCGGCATATTTTAAATCTGTTTTAGGTTCTTGTTTATCGATATGGAAAATTGATGTTGAAACAAGTGCTTCATCAAAAACGGGAACTTGCTCGAAATTAATGTATTCGTTGTTTTGATATTTTGCCAAAAATGAGCGTAATTCTTTTCCGTATTCTGTATTAAAAAACTTATTGGTATTAATGTAGGCAAGTTGTCCGCCTTTTTTTGTGATTTCCATTCCTTTTTCAAAAAAATATACACTTATATCAGCTGTGCCTGAATATGTTTTGTGATAAATTGATTTTAAAAAAGGACTTATGTAACCAAGTTCTCGGTGTTGTATATACGGCGGATTTCCAATAACTATGTCAAAACCGGTATTATCTCCGTTTCCATTTTGAAAAGTGCCGATTATTTCGGCAAAATCAATATTCCAGTCAAACAGCACAATCGGTTTTCCGAGATCGGGACTGTAATCAATTTCTCTTTTTATTTTTTGTAAAAAAGCTTTCTTTTCTAATAATTCATTTCGCTGTTTTTCTTCTTTTTTGTTTAATTGCTTACCTAATCGTTGTTCGGGATTAAGCCCGCTTAAAATTTCATTAATTTGAACAATTTCAATTTCAAATTTTGCAATCAATAAATCCGCTTTTGCACGATTTATTTCAGATGTTAAACTTATTTTTTTATTATAATCTTTAACATAAAAGATTTCATGTTTTTTCTCTTTGATTGTGTTAATAGAATTATTGATAATCTCAACCTTATTGCTAATAGATTTAATACTGTTTGCAATGTTTTTTCTTGTCCAATCAATTATAATTGGCTGGTTTTCATATACAGGAAGTAAACTATTTCCTTCAATTATTTTGTAATCTAAATTTGGCAATGTTTCCATTAGCTGAAAATTACTATCGGCTGTATAGTAAGAATTTTTTAATAGTTCAATCCATAAACGCAATCTGCATATTTGCACTGAATTTGGATTAATATCAACCCCATATAATGAATTTTCAATAAAATTTTGTTTTTCTCTAAATAAAGTTGTTTGTATTTTTTGAAGTTCCGGATTAACGGTTCTTATTCCGTTTTTATATTCTGTTTTATATTCAAATTCTTGATTTGCAATTCGTTTATTAAATATTTTTAATTCGTCATTTTCAACTGAAATCCAATATTGAAGTGGTTGATTTTTGTTGTCGTATAAAATTTCTAATTCCGATTTTGCACAAATTAATTCGTTAAGAACAGATACGAGAAAATGTCCTGAACCCACGGCAGGGTCGCAAACCGTAATTTCATTTACTGTCTGATTAAAATTTTCAATATCTTCTGTTTTGTATTTAGACTTAGTAAATTGTTTAATTTCATCGAAATTACTTGCATTTAGTTCAAATTTTTCGTTAAATTTTCTAATTATCGCATTACGAACAACTTTACGGCTCATATACATTGTTATGTAACTTGGGGTATAAAATGAGCCGTCTTTGTAACCATTTAATTTTTCAAATATTTTACCCAGAACCGATGCGTTAATTAAATCTTTGGTTTTGTGTTGAACGTCCTGTTTTATAGGTTCTCCAAAATTATAGGCATCAAGAAATAAAAGTAAGTATTCAAGTGGTGGCAAGTCATTAGATATATCTAAGACTGAATTTTTATAAATCGGCATTGTCAAATCATCACGTAATCCTGAAATTCTACCGTGAATAGTTTCGAGATATGTGATTTGAAAAAGGCTACTGTTTAAGTATGGAATGTTTTTAAAATCAGACTGTAAAGATTTACTCCTATTATCGTTAGGTGTATTTAAAACATGAAAAAATAAGGTGGCAAGTTTATTTCCGTTTTTTATTATTTCGGGTGTTAAAAAATGAAAGTTTTTTGTGTCGTTATGGTAACTTTCTAACTGACCTTCAAGCAATTTAAGGAATAAAATACGATTAATCCAAATAATGCATAATTCCAAAGCTATATCTAAATCTCCTGCTTGCTCAACAAAACGTTTTTCACCTTGTTCTTGCAAATGAATTGGTCGTTCAAAAATAATTTTTTCTATCGTATTTTCAATAAACGAACCTTCATTTCTGTCTTTTTTTGGCAAACGGTCTATTATATTATTGCCGTTTTTTTCATATTCCTTTAATCCAAGTATATAAAGTAATTCGTTATAAAATTTTTTGTTTAGTTCACTCCCGTCCTTTTCTGATTTTTCTTTTTGTAAATTCTGTGGCGAAAAGAACCGAAACGCATTTTTAATATTCCGGAACTTATTTTCTTTGTTAAATTCTTCTATTTCATTTGTTTGAAGTGCCTTATCAATTTCTACAATTAAATCATCAGTTAATTGAAAGTGTGAAAATTCAATTTCTAATTGTTCCTCACTATTAATATAATTTTCAACTTGTTGATAAAAATCTGTTATTGAAGTTCCACTTTGTGTTTTGAAATACCAGTTATCAAAATTCTGTCGTAAGCTACTTTTGTAAAATAATTTATGAAATTCAACGGCATCAAATAAATAAAAATCTTCGGTATCTGTAATAAGAATATTTTTGATGTTGAAATTTTGTTTTTCAACTATTTCGGTTAGAAAATAGGTTACAGCCTGAAAAAACGATTTTCTATTGAGGTCTGTTTTTGTAATAAAATCATTTTTATCCAATGGACTTTTTACTTCAATAAGAACAGATGTTTTAGAGGTCGCATTTTTGCTTTCTGCAATAATTAAATCTGCTTCTCCTTTTTTGTATGGTCTGTTTCCAATATAAGTTTCTTTGTAGAAAGTGTTTTTTAATAAACTTTTCAGTTCGCTTTCAAATGCCTTTTCATTTTTGCTACTTTGTTGTTTTAATATTGATTTTTGAGTAGCAAAGTCTTTTAACTTTGGTAAAAATGTATCCTTTAAACCTTCAAATTCAATTGATAAGTTATTATATATTTTTATTTTTTTAGTTATAATCATATTTAATTTTTCAATTTATTTGAAGCAAAGTTAATCATTATTTTGTTTTCTCGTATTTTGCAGTTGTGTATATTATAATGCTTGATGTATTACACAAATTGTTTATTGTAAGTTTTTCTGTTTTGTATAAATTGTTAATAATTAACATTGTAAGGGATTCACAAACAAAAAATCAAAAAAAAAGCCACACAAAAAGCATGGCATTCTTAAATTTATTTAATTTTTATTGATAATCTTTTACAGTTTCAATAAGTTCAGGTAAGTCCATTTTGATTTCTTTTAAGTATTCAATTTTCGGAACTCCGTTTTTTGTCCAACCTCTTCTTTCATAAACTGCATCTAACAATTTTTCGTATTGTTCTTCTTTATATTTTCTGAGTATTGCAACTTTTTCTTCGCTTGATTTTCCGGTTGGGTCAACATTAATTAAATCTTTTAGTTGACCATCGTATCTGTCTTGTCTTGATTCGTACTCTTCAACAGTAACAGGTCCTGCTGCTCTGTATGGTTGAGCATCATGCTCTCTGGTTCCGAATCCCATTCTTAAATTGAATATTCTTTGGAAATTATAAACACGTTCCGATTGAAGAATCATTTCTTTATTGCTGAATTCTTTACCTGTTACCGCCGTGTAAATCTTAACATAATTATCAACATGCTCAGGTACTTTTGCAGGTTCATCAGTTTCTGCGTTATTCTGTGGCTCAATATCGTTCCACGGTAATTTACATAAACCTTGTAAGCCGAACCAAGTTCTGAAAATCGGGAAATAATGTAATGCTTCCGCTTTATCTTCAAAAGTAGGAATTTGGTTATTAACCATATCCATAAAAATTAACCACGCTTCATCGTGTTGCGGTCCTTTGTTGGTCATCGCATATCCGCCTTGCTGTGCTAATGATTCTTTTGAAACATATTGCGAATATTCCAAACCTTTATTTTCCATTCCTATATCTTGCATAAATTGAGCATCGCCCCAACCTTGTGTTGCAAAATATTCTTTTAACTTACGAACGCCTTGTCCGCAAATTTTGCCAAAACCTTCGCCTTTTGCAACTTGGTGAAGAACTTTCATTGCTCCGTCTTCATTTCCGAAGTTCAATTTAATACCGCCTGTACGTTCTTCGTTAAGAATACCGTTTTCATAACATTCCATAACGAATCCCATAATTGTTCCCCAAGAAATTGTACAAATACCGTAAGTATCACAATAGAAGTTAGATTCAATCGTAAATTCAGGATTGAAAATTCCCATAATTGAACCGAGAGATGCAGCTGTTTCATATTCAGGACCTTCAACCAAAACTTTGTCGCCTGCATACGGTCCTGTTCTTAATGTGTAATTATCAACACCTTTTGCACATGACATATTACAACCGATCCAGCAACCGTCAGGCATATTTTGTGTAAAATACGAACGATAAATATCTGAATGAATTTTATCGGCATTTTTGTGTGTCCCGAATTTAAAGTTATGAACAGGAAGTATGTCATAATCACTCATAACATTTGTAAGGTGAGCCGTACCTTTCGACTTCATTTGAGCTTGCTCTTCATCAAACTTCATTTCGGCATTGAAATTTTTACCTTTTTCACGAATGGTTTTCATATCAACAACATTGTTTAAATCTCCTTTAACACCGGGAATTTTTGCAACAATTGCTTTTATTTTTTTATCTCTGAAAACAGTTCCGATACCGCCTCTTCCTGCTTGTTTTAATCTTACTTCTTTTCTTCGTAAATCAAAGAAACTGAAATTCAACATTCCTATTAATGAATTATCGGCAGCATCTCCTGCTGATACAACAGAAATATTTTTCCTGTCTTTCTCATCATCAGCATACATTTCTGTTAATTGATGTGCCAAAATATGACTGTCACCGGCTTCAGCAGGAGCTTCACAAATGGATATTTTATGATTAACGCCGTCTATAAAAACAATTACATCATTTTCAGCTTTACCTTGTAATTCAAGTGCATCAAAACCGCTGAATTTTAAAAACGGTCCGAAATAACCGCCTACATTACTGTCCATAATGGATTGAGTTTGCGGAGATAAAGTAACCACTAATGATTTTCCGGTTCCGGAATATTGTGTTATTCCGCAAAGAGGACCTCCTGAAATAATAATTTCATTTTCGGGGTCGTTCCACTTTGTTTCGGGTGTAATTGCATCCCAAAGGTATCTTAATCCGTATCCTTTACCGCCGATGAACTTTTCTTTCATTTCAGCAGGCACATTTTTTTCTTTTATCTCGTTTGTGCCGACATTAATGTATAAAGTCTTATCGGAATAACCTTTATCCAAAGGAGTGTGTTTATAACTCCATTCAGCCAATAACTTGTGTTTATTTCTTAACTCTTGGTATTTCATATCGTAATAATTTAAAAAATTCATACTTTTTGCAAAAGTACAAATTTATATTCTGTAATGTGCATATAAAATGATTAATGTCAATATGTTAAGTTTTGCATATCGCATTGTTTTTTTTCGATATTGAGATTCAATAAGTTATATAATTGAAATATTTTAATTAAATTTGTTCTTTGAAAAAATGTACAGTAATATTATCAGAAAAGTAAAATGACATTTGAAGAAATTAAGCATACTTTAAAATACAAAATTGTAGGAATTGCAGGAGCCGGAGGATTAGGCTCAAATTGTGCTGTTGCACTTGCTCGTTCCGGAATAGGAAAATTAATTATTGCTGATTTTGATGTTGTTAGTGAATCTAACTTGAATAGACAATATTACTTTTACAATCAAATCGGGCAAATTAAAGTTTATGCATTGAAAGATAATCTTGAATGCATAAATCCGGACGTAAAAGTTAACATTCATAATATTAAAATAGATAAAGATAATTTTAATTGTATTTTTTCAGAATGTGATATTATAGTAGAGGCATTTGATAAAGCAGAAGAAAAAGAAATGCTGATTGAAACGATATTAACAAAATTTCCGGATAAACCGATAATTTCCGGATTGGGAATGGCAGGATACGGGAATAATGATTCACTACATTCAAGAAAAATTGACAACTTATATATTTGCGGTGATGAAAAAACAGAAATTTCAGAAGATAATCCGCCGCTGGCTCCGAGAGTAGGAATCGTTGCAAATATGCAGGCAAATATTGTATTGGATATTTTATTAAATGAATAAAAAAGAAATGACTATTACTTTAAATAACAGAACAGAAAAATTTGACTTTGATGTTTTAACAATAACTGAATTGTTGAAAGTTAAGAATTACACTTTCAAATTTTTAGTAATCAAAATTAACGGGCAGCTGATAAAAAAAGACAAATATTCCGAAGCAAAAGTTTCTGAGGGAGATAAGGTGGATATTATTCACATGATTAGCGGAGGATAAAAATTAAGTTTTTAAAATGAAAAGATAAAAGTTTTAAGTTAAATTAAACTTAACAAACCACTAAAAAAAAGCATATTTGTTCAGTATACTTAACAGAGTTTCCGATTTATGGCAAATGAAAACGTAACAAGAAGTATTGCCTTACATGAAGAACTTAGGTCTTCAATAAAACTAATTAAATTAGGATTTGGAGAATATCAAAATTTAGATGTAGGAAATGATTTTTATTACCTCCCATTTCAGCTTATATCAAGTGGATTTGAAAGATTAATGAAATGTCATATTTGTTTAGGACATATTGAAAATAATAATACATATCCTAAACAAAGCCTTTTTACAAATAAGTTAGGACATGATTTACTTAAATTAAAACAACACATAATTGATAATTATTTTAAAATTGAAAACATCCCAGTTTTAAAAAATGATTTAGATTATTTAACCACTAATGAAGAACTAAAAAGATTATTATATTTATTATCAGAATTTGGAAAATTTGCACGGTACTATAATTTAGATGTAGTTACAGGAGCTATAAAACCAAGTATTGATGTTAACTCATTATGGCAGGAATATGAAACTGAATTAGTATTGAAAGATGACAACTTAATAAATCGGATAGGTAATTTTGAACTTCACGATGAAGCAATTTTCGAAATAACAAGGAGTATTATTATTAAATTAGAACGATTTACAAGAGCATTATCAAGGCAATTTACAATTGGGAGATTAGGAAAACAAGCCCAACAATTTTCACCTTTGATAAACTTTTTCCTAATGTTGGAAGATAAGCAACTTGGAAATACAAATTACAGAAATGAAACAACACAATATAAAGGGAAAGAAAAAAAAGTACACAAACGTACTTTAAAAGATGAGATTGAAAGGAAAACCAATAAAAAGTATTTTAACAAAAAGATTAGGAGAAGTGAATTTAAAGGAGAATGGCCATTTTATAATGATGAAATAATAATTGAATGTAGGGATAAACATTGGTGTGTTGTAACAATTAATGGTCATGACTATGCTCTAAATGGTTCTGCACAAGGTCGCTTTAAACTTGAAAGTGTTCATGATGCAGGAATGGCAATTCTTGGTAAATCAACAAGTCAATTTATTGAGATGGCATTAGAATTAAGAAATAAATAGAATTAATTTTTTACAGTAACTATAAAAAAAACTATTAATAGAAGATAAAATATTACCAATATGCAAGACCTTACACAAATATACGAAAAACTGGGACTTTTTTATCTCGGAAAAGAAGTAAATCAAGAAACACAAGAACTTACCGACGATTTATTGTTATATAAAAACAAAAATTTAACAACACATGCTGCATTAATCGGTATGACGGGAAGCGGAAAAACCGGTCTCGGAATCGGAATTATTGAGGAAGCCATCATGGATAACATTCCTTCAATTATTATTGACCCGAAAGGTGATATGGGAAACTTACTATTAACTTTTCCCGAATTAAAACCGAAAGATTTTGAACCTTGGGTAGATGCCGGAGCTGCTGAAAGTAAGGAATTAACCGTAAAAGAATTTGCAGCCAAAACAGCTGCAATGTGGGATAAAGGAATTCAATCGTGGGGGCAAGATAAAAGCCGGATTAAAGCATTGAAAGAAAAAGCTGAATACGTGATTTACACGCCAGGAAGTTCTGCAGGTGTACAATTATCCGTATTAAGCAGTTTTGATGCTCCTTCGGAAGATTTAATTGACGACCCGGACACCTTTACTTCTGTAATTAATTCAACGGTAAGCAGTTTATTAGCTTTGGTAAAAGTAAAAGGCGATCCTTTACAAAGCAAAGAATATCTATTGCTTTCCACTATTTTTATACATCTCTGGAAAAAAGGCATAAGTATTACATTAGAAGAATTAATAGGGTATGTAACAAATCCGCCTTTTGATAAAATTGGTGTATTACCGCTAAAAAGCTTTTATTCTCAAACACAGCGTTTGAATTTAGCAATGAAGTTAAATACAGTTTTGGCAAGTCCGAGTTTTTCCGCTTGGACGGAAGGCGAAGCACTTGACATTCAAAGTTTACTTTACACCAAAGAAGGAAAAGCAAAAGTTTCAATTTTGTCAATTTCGCATTTGGATGAAAGCCAACGCATGTTTTTTGTTACCTTGTTTTTAAATAAATACATCAGTTGGATGAGGCAACAAAGCGGAACATCTTCTTTACGTGCTTTATTGTATATGGACGAAATTTTCGGATTCTTTCCGGCAGTTTCAAATCCGCCCTCCAAAAAACCGATGTTAGTTTTACTGAAACAAGCAAGAGCTTACGGTATCAGTGTAATACTTGCGACACAAAATCCTATTGACTTGGATTATAAAGGCTTATCCAATATTGGTACGTGGTTTGTCGGGCGTTTGCAAACCAAACAAGATAAAGAACGTGTAATGGACGGTTTGCTGAAAAGTGATGAAGGTTCGC is a window encoding:
- a CDS encoding DEAD/DEAH box helicase → MKFTELKLDEQILEAISYMGFKAATPIQEQAIPVILKNQDIIACAQTGTGKTAAFVLPVLNKLINKKDQSTDTLIIVPTRELAIQIEQQIQGFSYFVSATSIAVYGGGDGKEWDKQKTALTNNVDIIVATPGRLISHLKLGYVKLDKIKHLILDEADRMLDMGFIDDLKAIISFLKNKHQTLMFSATMPQSIKQLAKRILNNPAEISLEVSKPAEGVDHKVCLCYDEQKEEILNQYLSERKHYNSILIFTSTKSKVNEIVRSLNKSGFHAKGISSDLEQDQREEVLIGFRSKRIRILVATDVMSRGIDVKEINMVINYDVPHDAEDYVHRVGRTARSNATGEALTLVNPKDMYKLRKIEQLIEITVPKVQPPEEIGEGPKWQTRKQTPKNKKRHYKKKNFNRKRTSKKF
- a CDS encoding pyrimidine/purine nucleoside phosphorylase; the protein is MFKTNEYFEGKVKSIAFKSREGDATIGVMAKGEYEFGTSTVEFMTVTSGTMDVMLPGETEWKTYKEFETFRVEKDVKFKVKLEGDTSYRCIYK
- a CDS encoding Eco57I restriction-modification methylase domain-containing protein; amino-acid sequence: MIITKKIKIYNNLSIEFEGLKDTFLPKLKDFATQKSILKQQSSKNEKAFESELKSLLKNTFYKETYIGNRPYKKGEADLIIAESKNATSKTSVLIEVKSPLDKNDFITKTDLNRKSFFQAVTYFLTEIVEKQNFNIKNILITDTEDFYLFDAVEFHKLFYKSSLRQNFDNWYFKTQSGTSITDFYQQVENYINSEEQLEIEFSHFQLTDDLIVEIDKALQTNEIEEFNKENKFRNIKNAFRFFSPQNLQKEKSEKDGSELNKKFYNELLYILGLKEYEKNGNNIIDRLPKKDRNEGSFIENTIEKIIFERPIHLQEQGEKRFVEQAGDLDIALELCIIWINRILFLKLLEGQLESYHNDTKNFHFLTPEIIKNGNKLATLFFHVLNTPNDNRSKSLQSDFKNIPYLNSSLFQITYLETIHGRISGLRDDLTMPIYKNSVLDISNDLPPLEYLLLFLDAYNFGEPIKQDVQHKTKDLINASVLGKIFEKLNGYKDGSFYTPSYITMYMSRKVVRNAIIRKFNEKFELNASNFDEIKQFTKSKYKTEDIENFNQTVNEITVCDPAVGSGHFLVSVLNELICAKSELEILYDNKNQPLQYWISVENDELKIFNKRIANQEFEYKTEYKNGIRTVNPELQKIQTTLFREKQNFIENSLYGVDINPNSVQICRLRLWIELLKNSYYTADSNFQLMETLPNLDYKIIEGNSLLPVYENQPIIIDWTRKNIANSIKSISNKVEIINNSINTIKEKKHEIFYVKDYNKKISLTSEINRAKADLLIAKFEIEIVQINEILSGLNPEQRLGKQLNKKEEKQRNELLEKKAFLQKIKREIDYSPDLGKPIVLFDWNIDFAEIIGTFQNGNGDNTGFDIVIGNPPYIQHRELGYISPFLKSIYHKTYSGTADISVYFFEKGMEITKKGGQLAYINTNKFFNTEYGKELRSFLAKYQNNEYINFEQVPVFDEALVSTSIFHIDKQEPKTDLKYAEFYKELVTSEIFEKELLKRIKIYPKDYLKNPAWLFTSQTEDKILEKIKKAGKRLGEIATINIKRGVTTGFDDAFIIDEQIFNKLSKTAKNKKALNPLLRGKDIHKFDYYHEKFWLIFTRRGVDIKEMPQIERFLKKFYAQLKPRETGNEKIGRKPGKYKWYEIQDNIAYYLDFDKEKMIWGIISGIWGFAYDDKKHFLTSASFLLTSEKIPIKFLLALFNSRLFQFYFDKTGEYTAGGAYVLKKKNVEKFIIPTKKMDYEPYIELVDKILLSKKKNKETSELEDNLNKKVYQLYDITEAEQEEIETILIKGKIK
- the thiF gene encoding sulfur carrier protein ThiS adenylyltransferase ThiF, producing the protein MTFEEIKHTLKYKIVGIAGAGGLGSNCAVALARSGIGKLIIADFDVVSESNLNRQYYFYNQIGQIKVYALKDNLECINPDVKVNIHNIKIDKDNFNCIFSECDIIVEAFDKAEEKEMLIETILTKFPDKPIISGLGMAGYGNNDSLHSRKIDNLYICGDEKTEISEDNPPLAPRVGIVANMQANIVLDILLNE
- the thiS gene encoding sulfur carrier protein ThiS; this encodes MNKKEMTITLNNRTEKFDFDVLTITELLKVKNYTFKFLVIKINGQLIKKDKYSEAKVSEGDKVDIIHMISGG
- a CDS encoding DUF87 domain-containing protein: MQDLTQIYEKLGLFYLGKEVNQETQELTDDLLLYKNKNLTTHAALIGMTGSGKTGLGIGIIEEAIMDNIPSIIIDPKGDMGNLLLTFPELKPKDFEPWVDAGAAESKELTVKEFAAKTAAMWDKGIQSWGQDKSRIKALKEKAEYVIYTPGSSAGVQLSVLSSFDAPSEDLIDDPDTFTSVINSTVSSLLALVKVKGDPLQSKEYLLLSTIFIHLWKKGISITLEELIGYVTNPPFDKIGVLPLKSFYSQTQRLNLAMKLNTVLASPSFSAWTEGEALDIQSLLYTKEGKAKVSILSISHLDESQRMFFVTLFLNKYISWMRQQSGTSSLRALLYMDEIFGFFPAVSNPPSKKPMLVLLKQARAYGISVILATQNPIDLDYKGLSNIGTWFVGRLQTKQDKERVMDGLLKSDEGSLDKKEIESLLSNLQSRVFLFKSAHEDKLKLMQTRWVLCYLRGPLSKKEVRTLMADKKNSADVKKEKETPKTKPENKVEKSSVKTGNVVQSIVSNDIQQYYSMNTQIGGNILYKPYLLTKGKVKFVNATRGIDIEKTVSGKQFLEKTLTSIDLAKSVKYDFDADLFDKRPAEQSRFHDLPGFIEEMKTFKSVKKLFSDYIYRTKKIELYKCTALKVESKPGDTLNNFKIKMIDAIRGKKANAVEKLRSKFSTRGDKLQAKYGKLKIKLHKEQSDVYAKQTDSAMNFGMAVLGSFLGSSTKRKTNRAISSASKVSKERADVRRVEKEIMQVQRDMQELKSDLRREIDLIEKKFAFENYKINTFHIKPRKADIYDIKVALLWEAE